Within Mustela lutreola isolate mMusLut2 chromosome 10, mMusLut2.pri, whole genome shotgun sequence, the genomic segment TTAATCCCTATCACATGACCTTGATGATTTCCTTCATTGTACCACCAGTAATTATCTTCTTTAGTGGCTGTCTTCCCACCAAAATGTAGAATGTAAACCCCATTAGACAGGGGGAGAACCTATCTAATTTATGGTGCACAACCAGGACTTAGCACAAAGGCTGGCATGTATTTGTGAGATGGGTGCATGAGTGAATGGACAGTGGGTACCTTGTCTTGCAAACAGACAATGGAACTGAACTGAGGGGCAACTGGGAACGATTTGGGGTTTTATAAAATCTTAGTGAATGCCTTCCTTTTTCTTGGAGTTAGACTGAGCCATTGCCTGCTTCCAGTGGAAGGACTTCAGAGGGGCCACAAAATTCTCTGAAAATTCTGTGTCAGCCAGTCCCAGCCTCCCTTGTATTTCCCAGGGACCTAGGAGGTCACAGTGGCTGTGAGTGGAGATTATCAGGGAGTCAAGTGGGGTCATTGCCCTAATAACAAGATTCCTTGAACTAGAGGCTTGTCAATTACCTATGAAAGAGGTAGGATCAACACCCTTGGTCCTCATTGTATCAAATTTTTTGGTCCTCAGTAGGAAAGGGTGACCAGAGAGTGGGGTCTTTTATAGCCTTAGAACCAAGGAAGTCCCAACAATCAAGCAAGAACAGGGTTGGCCAGCCATCCCATTTGACATCTTGAGATCCTGGGAAAATAATCCATTCATCTTTTCAGATGTCCTCTGAGTCCCTCATTGCTGAGCCTGAAGGCTCCATCTGGCTCCCGCGCTCTCTGGAGGATGCAAGCTCTAAGCCCTCTTGTTAGGGGAGGTTCTCCTAACCTGAACGTGCACTGAGCCTCCTCAAGCCTTTTGCCCACTTTGCCACTCCTCACAGGGCTTAGGTATTCAACAGTCTGCATGCAAACAGGTATGGCCAGGTTACCTGCCAGGGTCAATGCCATCAGTCATCAGCGAAAAGGGGTAAGTGTGCAAGCCTCTGGGGCCTGGATCAAGTAAGACAATAGAGTCAAGGCTGCTCCTCCAGGGAGTGAAATGACTCTGATTCAGCTTGTTTAAAACTGTGAAAACTCATCAGCATTCAGAGCAGTTTAGTCCTCTAGAATCAGACCACGGGGTGATTTTCACATCAGCCTCTGTCTCAGTGACTGAGGACCTTGGgacttctttgtttccttcaagTCCGAGTCTCCTCAGATGTTTCCTCCAGTGGGCCAGCCAGTGGTGGGCAGAAGAGCGGATCTCCCCACTCCGCAGGGCATAGATGATGGGGTTGATCATGGAGTTGACAAGGCAGAGCAAGGAGAAGAAGGCAAAGACCTTCTTGACCTGGTCGCTTAGGGTGGTGGTCAGACTGTAGACCATGAGGGCCAGTACTGGGAGCCAGCATATGAAAAGCACGGCCAGCACCACCCCCAGGGTCTTGGCCAACCTCACATCAAGCCTCATTCGCACCATTCCTGGCATCTGCCTGTCCTGGTGTTCAGCCAAGCTGGCTACATGCTGATGGGCTTTCCAGAGGACATGCCCATATGTGTAGATGATGCCAGAGAAGAGGAAAGCAATGAACAGGAGCCAGCCCAGCAGATAGTCATTGGGGATCAGGGGGAATAGCTCAGAGCAGGGACTGGGGCAGCAAGTCCATCCCATAAGGGGCAGGTAGGAGACCAATGCTGAGAGGACCCACATGATGCCCAAGGTTGCCAGTGCCCTCCCACGGGTGAGTAGGATTTTGTATGTAGGTGGATGGCACAGACAGAGGTAGCGGTCAATGGCAGTCAGTAGTAGACTGCCCACAGAGGCTGTGAAGTTCATAGTCACGCTGCCAATCTTCAGTAGGAAGACAGCCTTGGAATCCATGTCATGGAAGACATGGAACTCCACAAAGTTGCAAGCAAAGATCACACTGGCAAGGAAGTCAGCCACCGCCAAGCTGCTGATGAACAGGTATGAGGGCTTCCTGCGGAGCCGGTGGGAGGACAGGATCAGGCAGAGCACAGCCAGGTTCTCCAGGGCACTTAGCAGGGCAAGAGAGGTGCACAGCACGGCAACAGCTATCCTTTGGGAACTGTTCAGGACCATGTACTCTTTCATGGGGTCTAAATCCAAGCCATCCTTACAGCCATTGGCTGCCTCCATCACCCAGCGTCTCTCCATGAGGTGGGTCCCTTGGCTCCTGCTGGGCTTGTCAAGAAGCCTTTGCTGTAGTAcaatgagaagaagaaaggagtctTTTTCAATCAGGCAATAATGACTTCACACAGTCAATATAGCTCTAGACCAACCCTTTACCTGTGTTGAGGAATCACATCTTGAAATAGCAATTTACATTTTGTTCCTTTATATTTTGCCCTCTTTCCATTCTACTGGGTCACTAGATCTGTACCGGTTGCCTTAGGAAAGGTATGTGGGAATTCAAGATGCAGAAGTGGCCTGTGAGGTTTTCAGTCTTTTGTTTCCAAAAAGACCAATCCTGAGACTTCCCTTTAAAAGAGAAATCTTCAAGGGCCAATAACTAAGagatcaaaaccaagaaaaaaaggaatccagAATACTAAGATGGAGGGGATTTTTCCattggttttctgttctgtttttgtttatttgtttgtttgtctgttttggtaAGTAAGATGCTGAGGTTTTAACAACAAAGACAAAACTTTGTCGTCACATCAGCAgcgttgccagataaaatataagaATCCAGATAAACCTGAATGTCAgataattaatctttttttttataagtatgttttaaatattgaGAAACACCAAACCAGAGCACCCAAATATTACATGGGACATCATTAGATACTATTAGAAAGCAAACTTGAAATTTCTCCAGAGGAATATACCTTCTAGCCAGGGTACATGAGTTTCCCACATGAAGGGACCCATGGGATTTGAACTCCCaatgtaaaataacaaaatatgtaagGACATGTGAATAAGAGTTCTCAGGAATGTCAGTAGAATGAGACTTTCAAGGACTTCAGTCATTCTTGGGAATACGATTAATATAATTAAACCGTAAGGAATCAAAACCATGAGTACATAATGGAAGACTGCCTAGGCAGATTGAAAAAGAATCAAGTAGAATATCTGGAATTCTGGAAGTGAAAAACAAAGTCTTTGAAATAAGAACCCTTAAAGGTAGgtgaaagaacagaacagattAGTTGGAAAGCATTGATCCCGAAGGTAGATCTGGACATTTCTGAAAATGCAgcacaaagagacaaagagatggggcaGATGAAAGAGAGGCTAAGGACTGAATGAAAAGTCCTAGAATATATCTAACTGGAGTTTCAGAAGGGAAGAATAGAAGTGGGGGTGGGCATTGCGGAGGTCATAGAAGGGGCTGTGGAGAGTGGAGAATTGTCCAGAATTCTCCTTATCCTCCTCAGATGCAGAAATCACAGTGCACTACAAgcagaatttattaatttatttacttatatgtttatatatttatgactttcatttatttatttgagagacagcgagagagaaagcatgagagagtacaagcagggagagggagaagcaggctgcgtatgcagcagggagcctgatgttgggctccatcccaggaccagggaccacgacctgagctgaaggcagccccttaactggctgagccacccaggtgctcctattatttattttcttaaaaagtttttatttacttgagagagagagagaacataagctggggagaagggcagagagagagagaggaagaagcaggctctctgctaagcagggagcttgtcccacggtttgatcccatgacaagatgggatcaagattttactcagatcatgacctgagtaaaaggcagatgctaactaactgagc encodes:
- the CNR2 gene encoding cannabinoid receptor 2, which gives rise to MERRWVMEAANGCKDGLDLDPMKEYMVLNSSQRIAVAVLCTSLALLSALENLAVLCLILSSHRLRRKPSYLFISSLAVADFLASVIFACNFVEFHVFHDMDSKAVFLLKIGSVTMNFTASVGSLLLTAIDRYLCLCHPPTYKILLTRGRALATLGIMWVLSALVSYLPLMGWTCCPSPCSELFPLIPNDYLLGWLLFIAFLFSGIIYTYGHVLWKAHQHVASLAEHQDRQMPGMVRMRLDVRLAKTLGVVLAVLFICWLPVLALMVYSLTTTLSDQVKKVFAFFSLLCLVNSMINPIIYALRSGEIRSSAHHWLAHWRKHLRRLGLEGNKEVPRSSVTETEADVKITPWSDSRGLNCSEC